AGCCGTCGAAAATAGCTTATTTTTGGCGGGAAGCCCTATTTTCGGCGGTTTTTTTTACCGCCGAAAGTTGTCGGGTTTGCTGTAGTGCGTGGAGCACGACAACTACCGGATCAGGCGGCGGTGCGCCTACAGGGTTGAGGGTCATGACTGCTTTACACATCGGATGTGCTCTGCTCTTGGCAGGATGGATGCGGAGCGCGGTAGCCTGGACCAAGAGCTTAGTGAGAATGCGTTTCTGCCTCACGCCGCAGAGAGTTTCTTGATGCTTCTGGCCCATGTCTTCAAATGCCGTCAACAGATCAAGTTAGGATGACAGTCTCACATCCGCAGCGTACGTGTAGCAttacttgcaaaaaaaaagccCTAACCCGCATTGTATTTCTACTAGGTTCTTCGTGCTTGTGCATTGCTACGGTCGACGAAATCATATGCTGAGAGATAAAGTTTGCATGACCAAGCTAATATTATATTAAACACACCCTTTTTTGCGGGGAAAAAAGATATGTATAATATTAAACACACCCTTATTAGGATAAGATTTCTATAAGCGGCCAGTTCACTAAGGTACCGTTTGGATGTAGATattggaacttgaaatttggaatTGATATTCAATGTACTCAATATCAGCTGTTTGGATGCTCTTGGAATTGATATTAAAATTTTCCTCCAATACCAAGCGATACCGAGGAGATGATGATGGGACGATGGGTCAAGTCCCAGATTTACGATATGTGCATCCAAACAAGAATTGGCATTTGTCTCCCAACTGAATTCCATCTAATAATTCTATCTACATCCAAACAATCAGTTTGATATTGACCCCATTTCAATGTCTAGGCTGATTTGGTATTAGATCCAATTCAATGTCAAGCCCTCCAATATCAACATCCAAACGAAGCCTAATAGTTCTGTACAGAAGCATCTGAAAAACAAAAGAATATTGGTTAGCGACTAAGCACTAGTCATCTTATGAAAAAATGTAGGACCACAAGTAggtcagtaaaaaaaaagaaagtaaagTTCAGTTATCAAAGACAAGATCCAATAATGTCGGTGGTAAAAATTGGATAAAAATAACCTTTTTATAAAAAGGAATTTTGTAGATAATAGGTTACCTTGAATGAGAAGTTGTTGAAAGAACACTTCAGCAACAATGGCATGCTGAAATCTTCCATGCTGCCACACTCACAAAAAatgtttcaaaaggaaaatCAAAGTAAGATCAAGGGACACTCATGGAGGCAGTTCTTGAGCTTTCTAAATTTAGTTTTATACGACTGTGCAGTTGAAACTGTAGTTTAGCTTAATAACCTTTTGCCTAGAAAGCATATCCCAGGTTGATGTCTTTCAAGAAGGGATGAGCCTTTACCTGCTCTAATAGCTTATTTCATTGAAGTGTCATGTGCATAAGACTggtcaatttacaaaactacGGTAAGACAGCACCGGCCATGCCAAATCTTTGCACCAGATTTTCATAAGCAGCCTAACATGTTAAGAAAATGAATCAAAATGACATTTGTAGCATGAAGACTGCTGGTGTATTGTAATTTTTTAAGACCTTAATTTTTTCTAACCTGTCAATAAAACTATACACTTCAAAACTCAGTTCCTCTAGAACATGTGGCCAAAGGCATTTCTTGATTCATTTTGCTATCAAAAATTATCTACAGTCAACCAATATTGTTATCGGTTAATCAACATAATTGCTAACTGAAAAAGTATAGAGACATGCTAGCATTGTTAGTTCATgtaattgaaagaaaaaattgaaaaactaTGTTTGCAAATAAACATTAAAAAGCATgccaaaattttaaattaatgGAATACCTTTGGTTCATTAGAGTCTGCAGTCAGAAGCCTCAATCTCTGTGAAATTCAGCTTGTCATGGAAATTTGTCTTGATGAGCTTTTTGGTCACCAGAACACATCATTCCAGGCTGACACTGTATCCAAACGTTCATGTTGTTTGTACATCATCAGTAAATGGAACGGTAAAGGCTTGGCACttaaaacaacccttccccagaccccgcgcagtatggcactgggtacgcctttTTATTAGGCAATTGGAAGCTTCCTCTGAAGTTGATGCTTCCAATTACCCAGACATACCATCATTCCTTGTTAAGAggataaaagagagaaaaatagTGATTATCTCTGCACAGGAAAGTGTGGAAACTTCAATTTACTAAAAAAAACGGCAGTCAAATGCTTTTGGAACAATGTAAAGGTtatagataatccatgaaaaccttgGTTGAATGGTAGAATCAGGTAATTGGCCAATTATTGTAACTTATGCCTATTTTGTTTTCCAGAAAAGACAAATAGATCTAAAGTTAACTAAACAACAGAGATATCCCTCAAATTGGTCAAGATCAAAATCCATCAGCGCAGATGTAAGGTACTCCCCAGCAGGCGTAGTTTTTGCTAGTTCATTGTTTGATTTCACAATAGCTCCACTGACTCCAGTTTTATCCTGAGACACCGATGATGCAAACACATCTAGTGATCGACTTTTGCTGCTGCAACTTCTGCAGATAGAGTTGTAAATTTTGACTTCATCGTATCTTAATGTTCTTTACATTCAGTATTTTTGACTAATTGCATGTGTAGCAGTTTTTTTACGTGCCTATCTCCCTTCCCTGAGCATTAGCTGGCTTGTTTGCTGAAGGACTTGAAGCCTCTGAAAGTAGTTAATAAATCGCTTTGAACCTTGTGGATTTTTTTTGGAACACAGGTACTAAAAAATAAGTCAATATTCACATATGCTAAGATGAAACTTTATAACTATCACTGTTTATAAAAAGTTATTGTCCACTTTTCACATGCAAGACAAGATTTGACTGTGGGGGGGAGGGCAGCAGCAACTACAACTCTCATGCCAATGCTATATATCTACTACACTCTAATAAGCTTCCCTGAATAAAGTTTCAGAAAAAATATTCAGTCAGAACTTAAAGATTACGGAACACTGCCGAAAAGAACAAGCAGCAGGCAAACTATGATAATTTTACTAATATATGCAACacatatttattaataaatacgtCCACCAATGGCAGGGCGGGCGCCTTGCTGACCGGCTAACTCCCGCCGGCGATGGTGTTGAGGAGCGCAGTGGCCATGTCGGAGAGCTAGTCGAACTCTGGTCGGCCACTGCCATCGTCTTGCTCGCCGAGCCCCCGAGCGCGGCATCGTGCCCGATCTCGGCATACCCCGTGAGCAGCAATAGCGGGTACACGACGGCGGCCCAGCTCTGTGCGCATGAGCCGCAGCGCAGGCACCAACACTGCACCGTACAAGAACCCTATGCCCTCACCACAGCGTCCCCGGTCAAGGCACAGGCGAAGCTAGTTAATTGTGTCTGAAGGTTAATCAATTAGAGCACGCACAAGAAAACTAACTAATCCACAACTGTGTCTTTCGCAGGCATTTAATCGAACAGGTTAACTGCACAGACATGGACGGATAATGGGTTGCCGCAGCTGGTGGAGATCAGCCCGCCGGCTGACCGGCGTGCTAGTTGTTGCTCTGATATGGCCACGCATGTCACCTAGGGAACCATTGCTTAAGATACACTGCCATTCCTTAAAGGTTGAACCAGGGAAGCAAGGAGCCCAGCATGCGAAATTAATAATTTTGGGAAGAACTGCCTCTTCTTACCTTCCGTCACCGGTGGAGCCATCCTTGCCCTGCTCGCCGACGCCGGTGCTGCGACCGGATGGTCTGACGACCCAGGCTCTTCATGCGTCGCACCGCGTCGCCTCAAGCAGGGAAGACGAAGAGGGAAGAGCGCGAGGAGGACCCACACGGCATGAACTGGAGCCGGAGGTGGCGCACTGCACCATGCACCACTGCCGGAATCCCATGCTTGCCGAGTGCCCAAACCGCAAAAAGACTCGGCAAAGGccacacggcaaaaaaaaaatcggcaAAGGGCTATTTGCCGAGATTTTTTTTTAGCACTTGTTAAAGTCTTCGCCGAGTGCAAAAAAGACTCGGCAAagaaaaatttttgaaaaataaaatctgttttcaaaataagaaacaaaaatattttaattcGGGCAGCATCGCATCGCGTCGCCTCAAGCAAGGAAGATGAAGAGGGAAGAGCGCGTGGAGGACCCACACGGCACGAACCGGAGCCAGTCGGAGGTGGCGCACCGCACCATGCTCACCACTATCGGAATCCGCTGGGTCATTTCAGATACCATAGTTTGGAGAATAATAAGAATTCTCATAGGCTTTGATCCGTCTGAGGGCTGAGTGGCAGCCTCGACCCGAGCGGAAGTACGATGTGTCTGGAAACTCAGGATCTTAAATGGATTCGGGTACCATTCTGATCGGCCGAGTGCCAAAAGCCGCAAAAACACTCGACAAAGGCAAACgccacagcaaaaaaaaaagtcagcaAAGGGCTATTTGCCGAGTGTTCTTTTCAGCACTCGTCAAAATCTTTGCCGACTGCTAAAAAATACTCGGCAAAGAAAAATTTTAGGAAAATAAAATTCTGTTTttaaaaataagaaacaaaaCTATTTTAATTCGGGGAGGACCCCACCAGCCAGCAACAGCCTACCTCCACATTTTTTACAAGTCGCAGCATTCTTTCTCACGCTTTGCCGCCTGTGGGATTTTTATCCACAACCTCAACTTCGCATGTTACCTCCTCTTACCACTACACCATACTAGTCTTTTTGTCAAATTATGTTACTAGTTTGTTTCATTCTATACTCGGCCTATATTAAAATAACTATTTGAGGCCCTAAATgatttcaaatgaaaatgttttaagctacaaagtttcataactttttgggatctacaactttgatgttttgAGCTTTTCCATCCGAGGTCATttgtaaaatttgaatttaaaattgGAGAAATTCAAACTCAATTTTGGGAGcctaaatgaattcaaataaaaaatttgtgAACTGTAAAGTTTGATAACTtcttgagatctacaactttgatgttctGAGTTTTTCTATCCGAggttatttgcaaaatttgagatctacaaatttgacttgattcaaaaaattatatgaaatgcATTTAATTAATGAAATATAGCaatcaaatataaaaatataccaAAATTTAATATGGATTACCGCATATTGTGCCGGGAGAGTAAAAAAAGTTTGAAgggtagaaaataaaaaatataatttctTTACCGAGTGAAAAAACACTGTTTTTTCCTAATGTTTTTCTCGCACGACACTCGGCATAGaggctctttgccgagtgtccgaaaaattacactcggcaaagcatttggcactcggcaaagagctgGTTTCTCATAGTGATGACGCTATGGGTGGCCTCCTACAAGTGCAAGATCCCTATCACCTCGACTGAAGGGAAGGTGGCAGGGGACCGGGGGTACCACATCCTCCTTGGTGAGGTCGATCTCGACGTGGCTTGGGGGGGCGTGTAGGAGGAGACTGCGCATGTCGCTGGGGTGCAGTTCGGCTGAGATCAGGCCGGAGCAAGTCGGATGAGATTAGGACGAAGCAGATTGGAGCGCGCCCCGCGGTGGGGGAGACAGGCGCGGTGCGGCGGGGCAACCGGATAGGAAGACGGAACGTTGAGAACGGAGCGGATCGACGACCGGCCGGGGATGGAGGGAGAGGGATGGCGCCGGgtgatttttttgtttttgaaccaGACGGAGTGAGAGGGATGGCGTCAGAGCGGAGACGGCGACATACAAAAGACGAAGGGACGAAGGACGAAAGACCAAACAAAAGGCCACCGTCTTTTTTATAGTAGAGATAAAGTTAGAGATAGAGGCTGATGTAGCCATCATTGTTAAGCAGTAGCGTCTCGATTGCCCGTGAGAGCCACAATGCTACGAATTAGGCCACCATCATTGTTAAGCAGTCCCCGGAGTTGTTCAGGAGTTCTGGTATTGGTTCTTCTCTAGCTCTCTTATGTAATTCTGGATCATTTTTAATAGATTTAAACTATAGTTATTGATATCTGCTCGATTTATATTCTGAGTATTCAGACATGTACTTCTTGATTAGGTTGCGTTATCGCTAAATGCTTGCATTACGttatcgccctgtgcttgcgatggttagcATATTAGCTTTAGAACTCtggcaactgctccagtattcatatgtttgctctagtataatgtctgtccatccggagggtgcgGACTCCACGCGGGATGCTAGAGTATCGATTACTaatgtagatgtggtgtctagactaGTTATGTGTTGCTAGATGTCGCCCTTTCCtatagtttgtagaggtagccggtaggtggtaATAGCCCTGCCCGTGcccagtaatcctccacgtttggattgggggtaggaggtgcataaaacCATATGGTGTGGTCAGGTTGCTGCCGTCCAGCTAGTAGCGGTCTCCCTGTTATACCAGTTTAATCTTCTGTTGATCTAgccataagatagcatagatatagctagcctagtacaTTTGACTCGAGCTActatctttttcctttctccctgcctATAGAATATATTTAGAGTTGAGTGTAACTTGTGTGCCTATAGAATATATTTAGAGTTGAGTGTAACTTATGTGTCACAGTACCTCCTATCCAATcatttatcttacccctgtttatgtatttgaatatccaatctataTTAGTTCATTAACTAGCTTATGTACTTCATATCGCCGCCTTCCcagcggaaatataaatgacacctcagtatactctcgggtaaaaaGCTACAGTgttattctgtgcgcttgcagattcgTTCgtagttcatgaaatacctgccactccccttggcgtctgcgggcatcATCGCTGGTGATCAGCGGTGGTGTTGGTAGTCACCAGCAGCGCTCACTGGGGCCTAGGTGTAGGGCCGGGGTGAGGGGTTAGGGGCGACTTAGGGAGAGAAGGGAGTGGGGTGACGGCTGGTGGGTGAGAAACCGAGGATAGAATTTTCGGGTTATATACCTAGGATTGCTAGGTGGGCTTCTATTGGCTGATTGTTTCGGGTGTTGATGGAGCTCTGTGGTTAAAATTTAGAATATGCCCCAAATATGAAGTATTTCAGGTATCGGAATCCGTAAATCCGCGGATAAAAATTAGAACCCAAATCTGAAACCTGCAGAcccgaaatccatagatatccGCCTGGCACCCGCCCTGCTGCCTTCCCTAGGTGGGATGGATATGGACCACGGCAACCGGCTGCAGCGGGCGCATGTGCAACTCCAGGCCCGAGCGGTATGGTTGCTGTGCGCCTCGGATGCACTTGGCTCTTGGCGGGATGGATGCGGAGCACACGGCAGAAAGGACCAGGCGCACGGCGGGCTGGATGGGGTCGCTGCCGCTTGAATCAGGCGGCGGTGCGCTAGCATGGCCGAGGGGCATGGCTGTTGCAGTGTTGCGTGCATTGGATGCGCTCAGCTCTTGGCAGGATGGCTGAGCACGAAGGCCAGGACCAGGAGTGCGGAGCCTGGACGTGCCTGCAGGGCTGAGGGTCATGACTGCTTTGCGCCTCTGCTCTTAGCAGGATGGATGCGGAGCGCGGCAGCCTGGACCAGGAGCTTAGCGAGAATGTGGTTCTGCCTCACGCCGCAGAGAGTTTCCTAATGCTTCTGGCCGATGTCTTCAAATGCCATGAGCAGATCCTAACTTGCGCTGCAATGGTCTCGGATGATGGTCGCACATCCGAGTGGTACGTGTAGCATTACTTGCAAAAAAAAGAGGCCTAACCCGCATTGCATTTCTACTGATGTAGCCATCATTTGTAAGTAGTAGCGCCTCGGTTCTTGGTCCCCACAAATGTGAAAAGTAGTGAAATCATTCTTAATAATCCAACAAACCGTCTCCCCTTAACAAGTTAAGGAAAGTATTATTACAAAGTACAACACATAATAGCGCACACGCAACATAAAACACATCAAATAAAAGCACACGGTAGATCCCATCATACTGGCAACATGCAAAGGGCTTCTCAGATTGCATTATTGAGTTGTCTTCTCAGATCTTCTATTCGTTGATCTGCGTCTCGAAACCATAGCTGTTGACTCCACGGTAGATCCCATCATGCATCTTCGTAACAACTATCTCTCCGGTTGTTAACATATCCTCCTGGATGTATGAGAAGGGAATTTCACATGTTCCCTCTGTTGCCACCACTCGAACTGTCCTCTTGCTGTGTGCAGGGACCTCAATTTCTTCTTCATTTGATTGCTGTTCAGTGTGAGATTGAGTTTCTCCCCAGGTGTATGATCCACTAAACTCACTTGAGATCTCAACTGATGTCTCTGCAATTGCTGGAACCCCAGCTTTGATGGTGGTTGTCACACCAAGCTTCCAGGAGACATTTGAATCCCATCTCCTCTCCGTCGTTACACTGTAAGATATGGTTAGCTTACTCTTGTGGGGCCTACTTGTGCTGTTAGCAATTGTTTTAGTGTAAAAAGTGCGGGGCTTGAGGTCGTGAATATTGACATCTTTGAGGCGGTACTCAACGCCATAGATCTTTCGAGATAGGACAGTTTCATGCAGCTCTAGCTGTGCCTCCCTTGTGATGGTAGGAACCGCAGCGTTGAGGCAACTCGTCTTGCCTTCGGTGGTCAACCTCTTGCAGTAGTTGTTGTTGCCGAGGTTCTGAAGTGCGCATTTGCCGCCCCCAAGCAAGAGCGCTCGGAACACCGTGTCAGGATTCCTACTGGTGGTGTCATCGGAGTCTCCCCAGATCCAGTTGGGGCTGCGCCTCCAGAACTTACCATAGTGACTCGAGTATATGCGGATGGTGCCATCGCTGTTTGTGTGAATGATGTTTCTCACCGTTGGATCAGCAATGTCATCCGACGAAAACTCCAAGTAGTTGAGGTTCCATTCAACCTTCCTCGCCCTGAGGTACATGCCATTGTCACCCTTGAAACAAACGTATTTGGGCAGTAGCATTTGTCCTTCTAGATTGATGACACTAAACGTGTAGGCATCTTCTTCATCTGGTTTATCTTTGTTTCCTAGCAGCAAGGAGCCAGCTCTGAGGGTCTTTTCGGTTGGATGAGCATCGGCGCGCATGTAAACACTTCTTTTGAGCCTGGCGTGCTCCAAGCTGccgtaaaaaaatatatatatctagCGTCAGATTCTTCTACAAAGCTTTCATATGCCACCATAAGCAACAATATGAAACTTTCCTTTGCTtcaaaaaatatgaaagttTCCTTTGTAGGGATTACATCAATTTAACTACCAACATGTATAACCCTCATGTTAACTgtgtctttctttctttcttttttgtgcTAAGCCTACACATACTAATAGaaatcttgtttttttttccggagtccatttatgattaattttattcacatatatatatttttactatGTCATGGCATCTGAAAAAAAACATGTATACTTGTTTATTACAAAACTTAGCGTTATTGCCATATGTACCAATATACTAAAACATCATGGAGAAAGTGCCAATTAAATAATGAAGTCCATTAAAAATGACATGTCTTACCAGCAAAAAAAGATGACATGTCTGTGCTTATGTCATCAGTGTATAGTTTGTCCACTTGTAAATGTGAAAAATATACCTAATAATTCAATATATGACATGTTTTGTTGACCTCAACACAGAAAAGTCAGTGCAAAATTAGTTCAGTTCATCAGCTGTGGGGACGTCAACAATTTCAAT
This window of the Panicum virgatum strain AP13 chromosome 1K, P.virgatum_v5, whole genome shotgun sequence genome carries:
- the LOC120699251 gene encoding uncharacterized protein LOC120699251, with translation MSSPLVTGGCFALKSKINGKYLRYSPEKEKILEVSGEDVLSPYTRFRAELSREHDGHVHIRCCYNNKYWVAREVNQQWCLMGDANEPQEDLSDPSCTVLRHEPSSVHVDDVNLEHARLKRSVYMRADAHPTEKTLRAGSLLLGNKDKPDEEDAYTFSVINLEGQMLLPKYVCFKGDNGMYLRARKVEWNLNYLEFSSDDIADPTVRNIIHTNSDGTIRIYSSHYGKFWRRSPNWIWGDSDDTTSRNPDTVFRALLLGGGKCALQNLGNNNYCKRLTTEGKTSCLNAAVPTITREAQLELHETVLSRKIYGVEYRLKDVNIHDLKPRTFYTKTIANSTSRPHKSKLTISYSVTTERRWDSNVSWKLGVTTTIKAGVPAIAETSVEISSEFSGSYTWGETQSHTEQQSNEEEIEVPAHSKRTVRVVATEGTCEIPFSYIQEDMLTTGEIVVTKMHDGIYRGVNSYGFETQINE